The region CATGCCCCGAACGCTGCCCTACTGATCGACTTCGACAACGTCACCCTGGGCATCCAGAAGGACCTGACCAAGGAGCTCCGTACCCTCCTCAACAGCGACATCATCAAGGGCAAGGTGGCAGTCCAGCGCGCCTACGCCGACTGGCGCCGCTATCCGCAGTACATCGTATCGCTGTCCGAGTCCTCCATCGATCTCATCTTCGCGCCCGCCTTCGGATCGAGCAAGAAGAACGCGACCGACATTCGCCTGGCCATCGACGCCATCGAGCTGGTCTTCACCCGGCCGGAGATCGGGACCTTCATCCTCCTCTCGGGCGACAGCGACTTCTCGACCATGGTGATCAAGCTGAAGGAGTACGGGAAGTACGTCATCGGGGTCGGGATCCGCGAGTCGGCCAGTGACCTGCTGATCCAGAACTGCGACGAGTATTTCTCCTACAACGACCTGGCGGGCCTCACCAAGGAGATCGATGTCCCGTCGATTCAGCGCGATCCCTGGGAGCTGGCCGGCGAAGCGGTGGTGCAGATGGCGCGGAACGGCGACGTCATGCGCTCCGATCGTCTCAAGCAGGTCATGCAGCAGATCGATCCCAACTTCGACGAGCGCAACGCCGGCTTCAATCGCTTCAGTAAGTTCGTGGTCGAAGCGGGGCAGAAGGGGGTCGTCCTGGTCACCAAGCTCGACAACGGCCAGTTCGAGGTGGCCCCCCCGCTGTCCGCAGGTGCTCCGTCGGTGCCACCGGCGCGTTCGGCCCGCGAGGGTGGCAGTGAGGCGGCGCGTGAGGACGGCGGGCGACGGGGCCGTGGGCGTCGGGGACGGGGCCGCGACCGCGAGCGGCCCGCGGAGGCAGGCCGGGAGACCAAACATCCCGGCCAGCCGGTCCGGGAGGGGCCGCCCGCCCGCGGGCGGGTGACCCAGGCTACGCTCACCCTCGCGGGGGCCTTCCAGCTCATGAGCCAGGCGCTCGCGGAGCTTCGGCCACCGGTGAGCGAGGAGGCGCTGCGGCTTCGCATGGTGGCCATGCACGGACGGGAGGACCCGCTGCTCGACGCCGCCCGGTTCGGCCGGCTGCTGCGCCAGGCGAACGACGCCGAGGTGGCCGATGTTCGCCAGGTCGGTGACAACGACCATGAGGTCTCGCCGCATCCCCGCGCCCCAGCGCTGCCGCCCCGACCCGCGCCGTTATCCGCGATCCCGGCGGCACAGGTGCCCGCCTCGCTGGAGGAACCGGCCGTGGTCGCGTCCGAGCCCGCCGCCGAGGGCCCGAGCGGCAGCCGGGAAAACGGTCAACGTCTGGGCGTGCGGTTCCGCCGTGGCTCCCGGGCTCCGTTTCGCACCAGCGAGTTTCCGCTGATCGGTGTGGTCAAGGTGGATGCGCCGGCCCCGGTCGAGGCAGCACCGGCCATTGAGGAAGCGCCCGCGGAGCCGGCGGCGGCAAAGCCGTCGCGTCCCCGGCGCGCACCGCGTAAGCGGGCGGCTGCGGCCGCCGCCGCGACGCCAGCTCCGGAGTCGCCCGCGGCACCCGAATCGGCGGACAAACCGGCGGCCGCGCGCCCCAAGCGACCTCGCGCGAGAGCCCGGAAGAAGGCCGAGTGAGCACGACGCTACGGGCAGCCACGCTGCCCGTCTCGTTTTTCCGCCGGCCGGCCGAGGTAGTGGCGCGGGAGCTGATAGGGACGACGCTGATCTCGTCCCTGGGCCGCTCCGTCACGGCGGGACGGATCGTCGAAACCGAGGCGTATCTCGGCGCCGTCGATCCGGCCTCGCACGGCTACCGTGGACGCCGCACCGAACGAAACGCCGCGCTCTTCGGGCCTCCGTGCACGTGGTACGTCTACCGGTCCTATGGGCTGCATTGGTGCGCCAATCTGGTGTGCGCACCCGACGGAAACGGCGGAGCGGTCCTGCTGCGTGCGCTGGAGCCGATCCGCGGCCTGGAGACGATGCGGCGCCGGAGGGGCGGGGTCGATGACCGGCACCTCTGCTCCGGGCCGGGGAAGCTGTGTCAGGCGCTCGGTATTACCCGGGAGCTGGATGGGCTGGCCATGGCAGACTCGCCCGTGGTGGCCGTGCGCGGCGGCGCCGACGTCCTCCCTGTGCTGGTGACGCCTCGGGTGGGGATCACCAAGGCCGCGGAGTGGCCACTGCGCTATCTGGCTGCCGGATCCGGTTACGTGTCGCGAGGTCCGGCTCCCCGATGCGAAACGGGCAGCGAATCGTCCTGATCCGCTGCCCGTCTGCTGCTTCCCGGCCGCGCGCCGCTCAGTAGCCGCCGGTTCTCGCCTGCTCGCGTGCGCTCCCCAGGGACAATCGCAATCCGCCGATCAAGGTGTGGGTGGCACCGGTCAGCCACTCGCCATAGTCGTCTTCGGTCAACACCGCGTTGCCCGCGCCGTCTCGCTGGACCACGGTGGTCAGGGATTTGAATCCCATCTTGGTGGTGATCTGGTACTCGCCGAAGGCGCTGAAGGGACCCGCACGAAACTCCAGGCCCGCGATCGCGGTGCCGAATCCGCTGCTGCTGAGCTCGCTCGCGTCTCGACCGTCGGCGAAGCGCCCGGCTGAGTTCCCCGTGGTGTGCATGATGCCGCCGCCCACGCCCACAAACGGCTGGACGTTCCGGTTCCGGAGCGGGTAGGCCACCAGGATCGCCGAGTACTTGCGGAGTCCCTGGAAGGTCCATCCCACCGTCCCGCTCTGAACCACCGAGCCGCTATCGTCGCGAACCTGGAACGAGGTGGCCGTCACCTCGTCTGAGCCGAACGCCTGGTCCACCGAGAGCAACAGCCCGGTGCGCTTGGCCGTGACGAGAATCGAGCCGCCGGCGGTGGGGAGGAACCTGCGATCTCCCAGCGACTGAATGCTGACGACACCTCCGTGCCCTCCGACGAACCACTGGAAGGTCGAGCTGCCGGGCTGCTGCGCCACCAGGTGGGTCGCGCCCAGGCAGAAGGCCAGTGCTGCGGCCGGAATGCTTCGGATGACCATGCGCATCACAGACTGCCTCCGTAAGGGTCCGCGCCAGGGGGATCCTGGCGACTACCGCGTGCCCGGGCGGCACGGTCGGTCAAAATGCGGGTTTCTATCGGAAATCGCGGGAAGGGAGGGGGTGTTGAAGCAGCCGTAAGTTTAAATAAGTCAATATCTTACAGCATGCGATACCGGGGCTCCCCCGCCCGTCGGAAAGGGTCGGGGTGCAAAGACCGGGCCCACCGACCGGCCTAGATCAGTCCGAGCTGGCAGCCGACTTTCTTGAAGGCGGCCAGCGCCTCGTCCAGGTCCTCACGGGTGTGCGCCGCGGAGACCTGACAGCGGACCCGAGCCTGCCCCTGGGGCACGACCGGAAAGCCGAAGCCGGTGACGAAGACCCCCTCCGCGAGCAGGAGATCGCTCATCCGGATGGCGGCGGAGGTTTCTCCCAGAATGACTGGGATGATCGGCGTCTCGCCGGGGAGGGGGTGGAAGCCGAGCTCGATCAGACGCTCGCGGAAGTATTGCGCGTTCTCCCGCAGGGTGGTGACGCGCTCGGGGTGCGCTTCCAGATAGCGGATGCTCTCCAGCGCACTGGCCGCGACCGTCGGGGGCAGGGCGTTGGAGAAGAGCTGGGGCCGAGCCCGCTGGGTCAGATAGTCGCAGACCGCGGTCGAGGACGCGGCGAACCCGCCCGCCGCCCCACCCAGCGCCTTTCCCAGCGTCGACGTGATGATGTCCACCTCGCCCAGCAGGCCATAATGCTCCGCCGTGCCCCGCCCGTGGGTGCCCAGCACGCCGGTCGCGTGGGAGTCGTCGACCAGCAGGACCGCGTCGTGCTTCCGGCACAGCTCCACCAGTCCGGGCAGATCCGCGATCGACCCTTCCATGGAGAACACGCCGTCGGTGATCACCATGCGGACTCGGTGACTCCGTGCCTGGACCAGCTTTGCCTCCAGATCCGCCAGGTCCGCGTGACGGTACACGGCCGTTTGGCACTTGCCGATGGCCTTGGCCAGCCGCATGGCATCGATGATGGAGGCATGGTTGAGCTGGTCGCTGAGGACGATGTCCTGCTCGCCCAGCAGCGTGGCCGGCACCGCCTCGTTGGCATTCCACGCGCTCACGAAGCTGAGCGAGCCGCCGGTCCCCACCAGCCGGGCGCAGGCGGCCTCAAGGTCGCGATGCACCGTGAAGGTGCCGCAGATGAAGCGCACCGAGGCGGTGCCCGCGCCGTAGCGATCGAGCGCCGCCTTGCCGGCCTCCACCACCTCGCGCTGGTTGCTGAGCCCCAGGTAGTTGTTGGAGGAGAGGATGATGACCTCGCCGCGGTCCTCCATGCGGACCCGCGCGTCCTGGGGGCTGTCCAGGTAATTGAGGCGCTTGTACACCCCATCCCGGATGAACTGCTCCAGCTCGGCCTCGAGACGGCGCTCCAGCGAGCTGCTCATGGGTCGACCTCCAGAATGACCTTGCCGGCCTGGCCGTCCTTGATGACCTGGATGGCGTCCGCGATGCACTCGAGCGGAAAGCGATGGGTGATGACCGGCCGGGGGTCGAGCTGGCCGGCCCGGAGGAAGCGGCGCATCTGGTGCCAGGTCTGGTACATCTTGCGCCCGGTGACGCCGTACAGGGTGAGCCCCTTGAAGATGACGTCCCGGGCGAAATCCACTTCGGTAGTCCGGTTGGGGGTACCCAGCAGGTTGACCCGGCCTCCCAGGCGCGCGGCGGCAAACGCCTGAGCGTGGCCGGTGGGGTGCCCGCTCATCTCGCAGACGAGGTCCACTCCATCGCCGCCGGTGAGCTCCCGCACCCGGGCCGGTACGTCGTCGTCGGCTGGGTTGAGGGTGACCTGCGCACCCATGGCCCGAGCCAGCTCGAGACGCATCGGATTGAAGTCGCTGGCAATCACCAGCGAGGCTCCCGCGGCCCGGGCCACACCGACCGCGAAGCAGCCGATCGGACCGCACCCGAGCACCAGCACCGTGCTCCCCGGCACGTCGGCCTCGAGCACGGTATGGACCGCGTTGCCCATCGGGTCCATGATGGCGCCGATCTCGGTCGGAATGCCGTCGAGCTTCATGACGTTCGAGGCGGGCATCGCAATGAAGTCGGCGAAGGCGCCATCGCGATCGACGCCGATGACCTGGGTGCGTTGGCAGAGGTGGCCGGCGCCCAGCCGGCACTGCAGGCAGTGGCCGCAGACGATGTGACCCTCGGCGGTGACCAGATCGCCCACGGTGAGCAGCTCGGCCGCTTCGGCCTCGCGGCCGAGCTGGACGATCTCACCGGCGAATTCGTGCCCGATCACCACCGGAAGACGGAGCCGGTTGCGCGCCCAGCTGTCCCACTCCCAGATGTGGAGATCGGTGCCGCACACGCCGGCGTGGCGGACGCGGATGAGCGCCTCGGTGGGGCCGCAGCTCGGGGACGGCACGTCCCGCAGCGCCATGCCGGGACCGGGTGATTCCTTCACCAGCGCGCGCATCTGGACCCGGGGAAAGTGACGGCGGAATATAGTCGCGCGATGTCCACACCGGCGGTCCGGGGCGTCTACGGAATGGTGGCACCGGCCTCGAGGGGATGGCGGTGCCGTGGAGGCTGAGATTCCGCATGAGCACCACGAAGGGGTGTGATAAATCGAGTTTTGGACCGGCTCTCCAGTGGGGCAAGCCCCGGAAATACAAACACCCCCGGACCGGAATCCGGGGGCGTTTCGGGCCGCCGCGAGGGGTACCGCTACGCGACGTGCTCGCTGGGGACTCGTTGGTGCCAGTGGTCGCTGGCCATCTCTTCGTCGGCCGCCCACATGTACGCCCAGAAGCGGACCGGCTTGCGAGCGGGTGCGCCGCTCTTGATGACGATGCCCAGCGGCAGTGACGGAATGACGAGCGGGAGACTGGCCACGGACCGATCCTCTCTACCCACGGGACAACTGCTGACCTCTCCTCGTGGAAAGGCACCCATCGTGCCGCCTGGGTGCCGTAGCTAAGATCACCAATTCCAATCGTTTAGCCTATCGTCGCCGGGGTGGATGTGTCATTCCGACCCTGCCGCCGCGGCGCGCGTTGTGTTCGAGGGACACGGCGGCATGCAGAGAACGATCCCATCCCGCTGGCGGGTGCTGCTCGAGCGCCGCCGCCGCTTGCCCTCTTCCACGGTCCAGCTCTGGTAGAGTGTGAGCAGCGCCTCGGGCGCGAGCGACTGGCAGGTCGGCAGCAGGATGTGCACGGCGCCGGGCCGGCTTCGGCGCTGGAGATCGCGGACGAACTCGACCCGGCAGGCGGGGCTCAGGTGCACCAGCGCGCCGGGATCGAGGACCACCAGGTCCATGGCGTCGACGAAGTCGAGGAACTCCGGGAGGCCGGCGCCGATCTGGGCGACGTAACCCTCGAACAGGCTGCCCAGAGCCTCCGAGGCCATGCGCGACTCCACCCGCTCGACGCAGCCCAGGTCGCTGGCCAGGAAGGTGACGACCGCATCGTGCGCGGCGAGCAGATAAGCGGTGGGCTCGGCCCCGCTGCCGATCACCAGCGCGTTGTCCTGGGACTCGATTCGGGGGAGCAGCCGGGCCAGCGGGCAGGTGGGCTCGAGGCCCCAGTGGGTGGGGGTGCGCTGGGCCTCGCGGAGCTTGAGGAACTGACGTCGCCAGCGGTTGTAGGGCCGAAGCGCGAGCCGCTTGATGATCAGCCGATCGACCGACTCCAGCATCAGCACTTCGGTGAGCAGGAACTGTCCCTCGGATGCGGTTTGAAGCTCCGAGGCGGCCTCGTCGCCGAGGCGCAGCAGCTCATCACGCCCGATGGAATTCTTGTAGCCCTCGATGCGCTGGAGGATGTACTCCTGGTAGTGCTGCTTGTCGGAATAGGGCGTCCGCCGGCGCTCCGCCGTGGCGCGAAGCTGGGCCGCGCTCAGCACGACGCCTCGGCGGAAGTGGAGTACCGAGGCGGCCGGTCAACGATAAGAATGAACGGAGAGGTTCCGGACATTACCTCAAACTCGTATTCGCGACGGCCGGTGTCAACGCGAAGAAACGACGGTACCCCCGCCGCTCGCGCCCTCAGCGCGCCTGGAGGAGGGCTCCCTTGAGGTAGCCGGTCTCGGGGATCCCGAGCACTTCGGGGTGATCCTCGGCCTGACCCAGCACCTGGCGCAGGATGATGGTACGTCCGCTGTCGGCGGCCGCGTCCGCCAGCATGGCGAGAAACGCGGGAAGCCCCACGTGAAACGAGCAGGACGCGGTGAGCAGACTGCCGCCCGAAACGAGGCAGCGCATCGCGCGGAGATTGATCTCGTGATATCCCCTGAGCGCCGCCGGTACCGACGCGCGAGACTTGGCGAAGGCGGGCGGATCGAGCACGATGGTGTCGAAGCGCTCGCGCGCGCGGGCGAAGGCGCGCAGGGTCTCGAACGCATCGGCTTCGCGCCACTCGATGTTCGAGGTTCCGTTGAGCGCCGCGTTGGCGGCCCCGCGCTCCAGCGCCTCCCGGCTCACGTCCAGCGCCAGCACCGTCGCCGAGCGCGCGGCGAGGTGGAGCGCGAAGGAGCCGTGATACGCGAAGCAGTCGAGCGCCCGGCCGCCCGGACGGGCCAGGCTGCCGGCGAGGAGCCGGTGGGGTCGCTGGTCGAGAAAGGCCCCGGTCTTCTGGCCGTCCCACGGCGCGGCGAGGTACCGGATGCTCCCCTCACGCACCTCGATCGATCGCGGTACGCTGCCATAGACCAGCTCCGGCTCGGCAGGCAACCTCTCCCGGCGCCGGGCGGCCGTATCGTGCCGCAGCAGGATTCCCTCCGGCGCGAAGACCTCGATCACGGCGGCGACGATCGGCTCCCGCATGGTCTCGAGGCCCGAGGAGAGCAGCTGGCCCACCAGCCAGCGGTCGTAGCGGTCGAGCACCAGCGACGGGAGACCGTCGCCTTCGCCGTGGACGACGCGGTAGGCGGTGGCATCGATTCCGATGCGTCGCTCATTGCACGTCGCCAGCCTCTCCCGCCACCAGGCGGCATCGACCGGCCGCTCGGTACGCTCGAGGAGGCGGAGCCGGATCTCGGATGCGGGAGAGTACAGCGCCTGGCCGATGAAGCGCCCACGCGGATCGTGGACCCGGACGAGCCCGGGGGTCGCGGGTGTCTCCTCCAGGACCTCGCTCCGGTAGATCCAGGGATGCCCCCGGGTCCAGCGCTCGGCGCCCCGGGCGGTCACGCCGATCTCGGCCACGCCCAGCTGGGTCACGCCCGGTCGGGGCGGAGGACCGTGGCCCCGCGAAGGTAGCAGTGCTTGATTTCCGCCCGGCTTCTCCGGGTGTAGGCGTGCACCAGGAGGCGAATGCAGCGAGGTAGGGAGCCGGGCACGGGGATCTCGGTGGCGTGCAGCAGCGCCACGATATTCCAGCCGTACTCTTCGGCTGCCCGGGCCGGGAAGGCGGCGTCGAGATCGCGGGTGACGGTGAAGAGACCGCTCACGATGTCATCCGGCTCCAGCTGGTTGGCTTCGATGAGGGAGTGGAGCAGCTCGTCGGTGGCGGCGAGGATGTCTCCCGCGTCGTTCCGGTCGACGGTAGTGGCCCCACGAATTCCTTGGAGTCGCGGCAGGGGAAGCGTCATGCGACCTAATGTAGCGGCGTTGGTTCGTCTCATGCTGGTAACCGATGACGACCTGCTGGCCGGGCGCGATCCGCTCGCCCTTGCCCTGAGCGCCGAGCGCGGCGGGGTCACCGCGGTGCAGCTGCGCCTCAAGCGTGCCACCGCCCGGGAGCAGGTGAAACTGGCGCGCATGCTGGTCCAGGCACTCCGCATCCCCGTGCTGCTGAACGACAGGCCGGACATCGCCCTGGCCGCCGGGGCGGCTGGGGTCCACCTGGGTCCGGACGATGTGCCGCTGAGTCTGGCGCGCGCCATTGCGCCTCCGGGCTTCGTGATCGGCGCCTCGGTCGGCTCGGCGGCCGAGGCCGTGGCAGCGTCGGGCGCGGACTACTGGGGAATCGGCCCCTGGCGTGTCTCGGGCACCAAGCTGGATGCGGGGGAAGCGCTCGGCGCCGACGGGTTCCATCACCTGGCCGCTCTAGGGGGCGGACGGCCGTGCCTCGCGATCGGCGGCGTCCGGCTGGAGGATGTGGCCGACGCGGTGGCGGCCGGTGCGAGCGGGGTCGCGGTGGTCTCCGGCATTCTCCGGACGGCCGATGCGGAAGGCGCCGCGTCCCTGTACGCGCGCGCCCTGGCGGCATGCCTCCCGGCACCCGCTCGAGGTTAGCGCATGGCCCGGCGGGTGCGTGCCACGTTGCTCAGATGCTCGGCATAGGTGCGGGCGAACAGGTGGCGCCCATCGGAGCCCGCCACGAAGTAGAGGTAGGGTACCTTGGCCGGGTAGAGCGAGGCCTCGAGGCTGCGCCGGCTAGGCGAGTTCACCGGGCCGGGAGGCAGGCCCGGGTGCAGGTAGGTGTTGTAGGGTGAGGCGAACTGGTAGTCCTTCACGTAAAGCCGCGGCTTTCGCTTGCCCGTCGCCAGCGCGATGGCGTACTGCACGGTCGGGTCGGCCTGCAGCGCCATGCCGATCCGCAGGCGGTTGTGATAGACCCCCGCGATGGTCTCCCGCTCCTGGTCCGCCCGCGCTTCTCCTTCCACGATGGACGCCAGGGTCACCAGCTGGAGCTCGGTCATGCCTATCGAGTCGAGCCGCGCGGTCCAGGCGGGCTGCCAGTCGGCGGTGAACCCCTGCGCCATGAGGCGAACCAGCTCATCTGCCGGCATCCCCAGCGGAACGGCGTAGGTCTCGGGGCGGAGAAAACCCTCGAACGAGCCTACCCGGAAGCCCAGGAGTGCGCTCGCGGCCCTGCCGTCCCGCGCGGCGGTGAGCAGGGAGTCTTCCGGCATCTGCAACCGCTCCGCCGCGAGCGCTGCCACGTCCAGAATGGTGAGCCCCTCGGGCACGGTGAAGCGGATGGCCGCCGTCTTCCCCTCGGCCAGTACCCCGAGGACCCGCCAGGCGGAGAGGTGCGGAGCGAACTGGTAGACTCCCGCGTGCACCGAGCGGTCAACCCCGCGAATCCGGGCCAGGAGCTTGAACAGCAGCCGGCTGGAGACCACACCGTGGGCAACCAGGGTATCGGTTACCGCGGCGAAGGTGGATCCGGGCGGCAAAGTGACACGCTCGGGGTCCCGGCGGCCGCTGCAGGCGGCGATGAGCAGCGTGAGGACGAGAAGCCGGGAGACGCGGGAGCGGATCATGTGGGGATTGGCCGCCGGGCATCGAGGAAGTGCTGCAGCAGCACGGCCGCCGCCAGGGCGTCGACCTCCGCTCGGCGGCCCCGGCTGCTGCCACCCTGTTCCCGGATCGCCGAGAGAGCACGGGCGGTGCTCATCCGCTCATCCCAGAACTCGAGGGGCAGCCCGGTCCGCCGGGCGATGGAATCGGCCAGCTCCCGTGCGGCCGCGGCGCTGATCTCCTCCCGACCCTCGGGTGTGAGCGGAAGACCCACGACCACACCGACCGGCGCGTGCTCCTCCACCAGCGCCAGGAACGGTGGCATGGGAAAACGCTTGCCTGGGCGGCGCACCAGGGTGACGAGCGGGGTCGCCAGCACCTGGGATTCGTCGCTCAGCGCGAGGCCGATCCGGACCTCGCCCCAGTCGACGGCGAGGAGGCGGCCCGAGGTGGGGAGCATGAGGGAATGTAGGGGGGGAGGGAAGGGCGGTAAGGGCGGTAAGGCAGGAAAGACGAGAAGGATCCAAGCCCTGCACTTGCGAACCTTTCCGCCCTTCCCGCCCTTCCCGTCCTTCCCGCTACTGCGCCATCGTCGCGAAGAACTCCTTGTTGTTCTTCGTCCGCTTCATCCGCTCCAGCAGGAACTCCAGCGCTTCGACCGGCGGCATGTCGGCCAGGAAGTTGCGCAGCAGGTAGACCCGATTGAGCTCGTCCTTGTCCATCAGGAGCTCTTCCTTGCGGGTCGAGGTCCGCTGGATGTCGATGGCGGGATAGATGCGCCGATCGGCCAGGCGCCGATCGAGGACCAGCTCGGAGTTGCCGGTGCCCTTGAACTCCTCGAAGATGACCTCGTCCATCCGGCTGCCGGTGTCGATCAGCGCGGTGGCGATGATGCTGAGACTGCCGCCCTTGTCGATGTTGCGCGCCGCGCCGAAAAAGCGCTTCGGCTTCTGCAGCGCGTTGGCGTCGACACCGCCGGACAGGATCTTGCCCGAGTGCGGCACCACGACGTTGTGGGCCCGCGCCAGACGGGTGATCGAATCCAGCAGGATCACCACGTCCCGTCCGTGTTCCACCAGGCGCTTGGACTTCTCGATCACCATGTCGGCCACCTGGACGTGGCGGTCGGCCGGCTCGTCGAAGGTGGAGGAGATGACCTCCGCCTTGACGTTCTCCTCCATGTCGGTGACCTCCTCGGGCCGCTCGTCGATCAGCAGCACGATGAGGACGATCTCGGGGTGATTCTCGCTGATGGCGTTGGCCAGCTTCTGCATGAGGATCGTCTTGCCCGCCTTGGGCGGGGCCACGATCAGGGCGCGCTGGCCCTTGCCCAGTGGCGAGAGCAGGTCCACCACCCGCATCGACAGGTCGCCGCTCTTCCGCTCCAGCCGGATCCGGGCGTCGGGATAGCGCGGCCGCAGGTTGTCGAAAGCGATGCGGTGCTTGGTCTTCTCCGGCTCCTCGAAGTTGACCTGCTCGACCTTGAGCAGGGCGAGGTAGCGCTCGCCCTCCTTGGGCGGCCGGACCTGCCCCATGACGGTGTCGCCGGTGCGGAGATCGAAGCGCTTGATCTGGCTGGGGGAGACGTAGATGTCGTCAGGACCGTACAGGTAGTTCCAGTCCTGGCTCCGGAGGAAGCCGTAGCCTTCGGGAAGGATCTCGAGGACGCCCTCGCCGCGGATGACGGTGTCCGAGTCG is a window of Gemmatimonadales bacterium DNA encoding:
- a CDS encoding NYN domain-containing protein; this translates as MNRPLIRPARHLSQPPVHAPNAALLIDFDNVTLGIQKDLTKELRTLLNSDIIKGKVAVQRAYADWRRYPQYIVSLSESSIDLIFAPAFGSSKKNATDIRLAIDAIELVFTRPEIGTFILLSGDSDFSTMVIKLKEYGKYVIGVGIRESASDLLIQNCDEYFSYNDLAGLTKEIDVPSIQRDPWELAGEAVVQMARNGDVMRSDRLKQVMQQIDPNFDERNAGFNRFSKFVVEAGQKGVVLVTKLDNGQFEVAPPLSAGAPSVPPARSAREGGSEAAREDGGRRGRGRRGRGRDRERPAEAGRETKHPGQPVREGPPARGRVTQATLTLAGAFQLMSQALAELRPPVSEEALRLRMVAMHGREDPLLDAARFGRLLRQANDAEVADVRQVGDNDHEVSPHPRAPALPPRPAPLSAIPAAQVPASLEEPAVVASEPAAEGPSGSRENGQRLGVRFRRGSRAPFRTSEFPLIGVVKVDAPAPVEAAPAIEEAPAEPAAAKPSRPRRAPRKRAAAAAAATPAPESPAAPESADKPAAARPKRPRARARKKAE
- a CDS encoding DNA-3-methyladenine glycosylase, which gives rise to MSTTLRAATLPVSFFRRPAEVVARELIGTTLISSLGRSVTAGRIVETEAYLGAVDPASHGYRGRRTERNAALFGPPCTWYVYRSYGLHWCANLVCAPDGNGGAVLLRALEPIRGLETMRRRRGGVDDRHLCSGPGKLCQALGITRELDGLAMADSPVVAVRGGADVLPVLVTPRVGITKAAEWPLRYLAAGSGYVSRGPAPRCETGSESS
- a CDS encoding glycine C-acetyltransferase produces the protein MSSSLERRLEAELEQFIRDGVYKRLNYLDSPQDARVRMEDRGEVIILSSNNYLGLSNQREVVEAGKAALDRYGAGTASVRFICGTFTVHRDLEAACARLVGTGGSLSFVSAWNANEAVPATLLGEQDIVLSDQLNHASIIDAMRLAKAIGKCQTAVYRHADLADLEAKLVQARSHRVRMVITDGVFSMEGSIADLPGLVELCRKHDAVLLVDDSHATGVLGTHGRGTAEHYGLLGEVDIITSTLGKALGGAAGGFAASSTAVCDYLTQRARPQLFSNALPPTVAASALESIRYLEAHPERVTTLRENAQYFRERLIELGFHPLPGETPIIPVILGETSAAIRMSDLLLAEGVFVTGFGFPVVPQGQARVRCQVSAAHTREDLDEALAAFKKVGCQLGLI
- the tdh gene encoding L-threonine 3-dehydrogenase, which encodes MRALVKESPGPGMALRDVPSPSCGPTEALIRVRHAGVCGTDLHIWEWDSWARNRLRLPVVIGHEFAGEIVQLGREAEAAELLTVGDLVTAEGHIVCGHCLQCRLGAGHLCQRTQVIGVDRDGAFADFIAMPASNVMKLDGIPTEIGAIMDPMGNAVHTVLEADVPGSTVLVLGCGPIGCFAVGVARAAGASLVIASDFNPMRLELARAMGAQVTLNPADDDVPARVRELTGGDGVDLVCEMSGHPTGHAQAFAAARLGGRVNLLGTPNRTTEVDFARDVIFKGLTLYGVTGRKMYQTWHQMRRFLRAGQLDPRPVITHRFPLECIADAIQVIKDGQAGKVILEVDP
- a CDS encoding class I SAM-dependent rRNA methyltransferase, with the translated sequence MTQLGVAEIGVTARGAERWTRGHPWIYRSEVLEETPATPGLVRVHDPRGRFIGQALYSPASEIRLRLLERTERPVDAAWWRERLATCNERRIGIDATAYRVVHGEGDGLPSLVLDRYDRWLVGQLLSSGLETMREPIVAAVIEVFAPEGILLRHDTAARRRERLPAEPELVYGSVPRSIEVREGSIRYLAAPWDGQKTGAFLDQRPHRLLAGSLARPGGRALDCFAYHGSFALHLAARSATVLALDVSREALERGAANAALNGTSNIEWREADAFETLRAFARARERFDTIVLDPPAFAKSRASVPAALRGYHEINLRAMRCLVSGGSLLTASCSFHVGLPAFLAMLADAAADSGRTIILRQVLGQAEDHPEVLGIPETGYLKGALLQAR
- the aroH gene encoding chorismate mutase, whose product is MTLPLPRLQGIRGATTVDRNDAGDILAATDELLHSLIEANQLEPDDIVSGLFTVTRDLDAAFPARAAEEYGWNIVALLHATEIPVPGSLPRCIRLLVHAYTRRSRAEIKHCYLRGATVLRPDRA
- a CDS encoding thiamine phosphate synthase is translated as MLVTDDDLLAGRDPLALALSAERGGVTAVQLRLKRATAREQVKLARMLVQALRIPVLLNDRPDIALAAGAAGVHLGPDDVPLSLARAIAPPGFVIGASVGSAAEAVAASGADYWGIGPWRVSGTKLDAGEALGADGFHHLAALGGGRPCLAIGGVRLEDVADAVAAGASGVAVVSGILRTADAEGAASLYARALAACLPAPARG
- the mltG gene encoding endolytic transglycosylase MltG, whose protein sequence is MIRSRVSRLLVLTLLIAACSGRRDPERVTLPPGSTFAAVTDTLVAHGVVSSRLLFKLLARIRGVDRSVHAGVYQFAPHLSAWRVLGVLAEGKTAAIRFTVPEGLTILDVAALAAERLQMPEDSLLTAARDGRAASALLGFRVGSFEGFLRPETYAVPLGMPADELVRLMAQGFTADWQPAWTARLDSIGMTELQLVTLASIVEGEARADQERETIAGVYHNRLRIGMALQADPTVQYAIALATGKRKPRLYVKDYQFASPYNTYLHPGLPPGPVNSPSRRSLEASLYPAKVPYLYFVAGSDGRHLFARTYAEHLSNVARTRRAMR
- the ruvX gene encoding Holliday junction resolvase RuvX, whose translation is MLPTSGRLLAVDWGEVRIGLALSDESQVLATPLVTLVRRPGKRFPMPPFLALVEEHAPVGVVVGLPLTPEGREEISAAAARELADSIARRTGLPLEFWDERMSTARALSAIREQGGSSRGRRAEVDALAAAVLLQHFLDARRPIPT
- the rho gene encoding transcription termination factor Rho → MDIAELKQKSVAELHTLAEQLNISNYSGLRKQDLIFRIEQSLLDSDTVIRGEGVLEILPEGYGFLRSQDWNYLYGPDDIYVSPSQIKRFDLRTGDTVMGQVRPPKEGERYLALLKVEQVNFEEPEKTKHRIAFDNLRPRYPDARIRLERKSGDLSMRVVDLLSPLGKGQRALIVAPPKAGKTILMQKLANAISENHPEIVLIVLLIDERPEEVTDMEENVKAEVISSTFDEPADRHVQVADMVIEKSKRLVEHGRDVVILLDSITRLARAHNVVVPHSGKILSGGVDANALQKPKRFFGAARNIDKGGSLSIIATALIDTGSRMDEVIFEEFKGTGNSELVLDRRLADRRIYPAIDIQRTSTRKEELLMDKDELNRVYLLRNFLADMPPVEALEFLLERMKRTKNNKEFFATMAQ